The following coding sequences are from one Salinicoccus sp. Bachu38 window:
- a CDS encoding BCCT family transporter: MKDSSNPDSRKLSNVFIYSVVIVALLVVVGAINPDQFGAVAGSISNWVSNYFGWYYMIITSAMLFFCVFLIFSPIGKLKLGKPHHKPEFSTRSWLTMLFSAGMGIGVVFYSTSEPISHFIAPATAEPETEEAILEAIRATIFHWGAHAWGMYGAVALALAYFQFRKGESGLLSKTLRPILGDKVDGPVGVLIDVLTVFATVVGVAVSLGVGTTQINGGLNYLFGVPIDLTMQGVIIAVVTILFLASAWSGLTKGIRYLSNLNMILAAILLLTVLILGPTMLILNMLPTAAGEYINTFVARTLDAAPLSDQKNDWLQAWTIYYWAWWLSWSPFVGIFIARVSKGRTVREFIMALLIVPTTIGIIWFTVFGVTGIEIADKVPSIVELGPETQLFAIFNELPLSIPLSIIAIILISSFFITSADSATFVLGMQTSNGSLRPSARIKIVWGIGLSSIAYVLLLSGGETGLEALQSAAIIAALPFSFVIIMMMVSFYKDANEERKYLGLTITPNKHRMKEYLNREQREYQEQKEAGVDERDL; the protein is encoded by the coding sequence ATGAAGGATTCTTCAAATCCCGACAGTAGAAAATTATCGAATGTATTTATATATTCGGTCGTAATAGTCGCATTACTGGTAGTTGTTGGTGCAATCAATCCAGATCAGTTTGGTGCGGTTGCCGGATCCATATCAAATTGGGTAAGCAATTACTTCGGATGGTATTACATGATCATTACATCCGCCATGTTGTTCTTTTGTGTTTTTCTCATCTTTAGCCCCATCGGAAAATTAAAGTTGGGCAAACCGCATCATAAACCTGAATTCAGTACACGTTCTTGGCTGACCATGCTGTTTAGCGCAGGTATGGGTATCGGGGTCGTGTTCTATAGCACATCCGAACCCATTTCACACTTCATCGCACCGGCAACTGCCGAACCTGAAACAGAGGAAGCCATCCTCGAAGCGATACGTGCGACCATATTCCACTGGGGGGCGCATGCATGGGGAATGTACGGTGCAGTCGCATTGGCTCTGGCATATTTTCAGTTCAGAAAAGGTGAATCAGGACTACTCTCCAAAACTCTGCGTCCGATATTGGGCGACAAAGTCGACGGGCCCGTAGGTGTCCTCATCGATGTTCTTACTGTATTCGCCACAGTAGTGGGTGTCGCCGTCTCACTTGGCGTAGGTACTACACAGATTAACGGGGGTTTGAATTACCTGTTCGGCGTCCCGATCGACCTGACGATGCAAGGTGTAATCATTGCCGTCGTCACCATCCTTTTCCTCGCCAGCGCGTGGAGTGGCTTAACAAAAGGAATCAGATATTTGAGCAATTTGAATATGATATTGGCAGCAATATTGCTTCTGACTGTTCTTATATTAGGTCCGACGATGCTGATATTGAACATGCTGCCGACTGCTGCAGGGGAGTACATCAACACATTTGTAGCAAGAACTCTCGATGCAGCACCGCTGAGCGACCAGAAAAATGATTGGCTGCAAGCCTGGACGATCTATTACTGGGCATGGTGGCTGAGCTGGAGTCCTTTCGTGGGCATCTTCATCGCCCGTGTATCAAAAGGCCGTACAGTGCGGGAATTCATCATGGCACTTCTTATCGTACCGACTACCATCGGTATCATCTGGTTTACCGTGTTTGGTGTCACAGGTATTGAAATTGCCGATAAAGTACCATCAATAGTGGAACTTGGACCGGAAACACAGCTGTTCGCCATATTCAACGAATTGCCGCTGAGCATACCACTTTCGATTATAGCAATCATATTGATATCTTCATTCTTCATCACATCTGCTGATTCCGCCACATTCGTACTGGGCATGCAGACATCGAATGGTTCACTGCGTCCATCAGCAAGGATAAAAATCGTATGGGGCATCGGCCTGTCCTCCATTGCCTATGTGCTGCTCCTTTCAGGTGGGGAAACTGGGCTCGAAGCCCTTCAGTCCGCAGCCATCATCGCAGCCCTGCCATTCAGCTTTGTCATCATCATGATGATGGTTTCATTCTATAAGGATGCCAACGAAGAGAGAAAATACCTCGGCCTCACGATTACTCCAAACAAGCATCGCATGAAAGAGTACCTTAACAGGGAACAGAGAGAATACCAGGAGCAGAAAGAAGCAGGTGTGGACGAAAGAGATCTATAG
- a CDS encoding 4a-hydroxytetrahydrobiopterin dehydratase, which yields MSDVKSEVEKLDGWTLEGEKISKKFKFTNYLDGIHFTEKIGIYAESVQHHPGISINYTTVTVSWTTFSKKELTEKDVSGAKACENLYRLFKQAEK from the coding sequence ATGTCAGATGTAAAATCTGAAGTGGAGAAATTGGATGGCTGGACACTTGAGGGTGAAAAAATAAGCAAGAAATTTAAATTTACCAATTATTTGGATGGTATCCATTTTACAGAAAAAATCGGCATCTATGCTGAAAGCGTTCAGCACCATCCAGGGATTTCAATCAACTATACGACGGTCACCGTGTCATGGACGACCTTTTCCAAAAAGGAACTGACTGAAAAGGATGTTTCCGGTGCCAAGGCCTGTGAAAATCTATATCGTCTTTTCAAACAAGCCGAGAAATAG
- a CDS encoding BCCT family transporter: MYKKREISLVFWLALAICILFVGIGAIIPERMESSTQYITTLISKNFSWYYLLLILAILFVCIYLLFSRFSNITLGKEGEDPEFSLHSWFAMLFSAGMGIGLVFWTTAEPISHAFSASPIAEPGSQQAINQAMQFSFFHWGIHAWAVYGIVALVFAYFNFHKGYKGLVSATLTPLFGEKRMRGPLGILIDVLAVIATVTGVAATLGFGALQINQGFNFLFGIPANFLVQFIIIAVATLLFTWSTWSGINRGIKMLSNFNMVIAVIVLVGLFLVGPTLYILNMFTSSLGNYIANFFDMSLRLPMDDSNAFSWIQNWTIFYWAWWVSWAPFVGIFIARVSKGRTIKEFILGVLFAPTLVCFIFFAVFGASAINLQVEGIADIASYATETATFAMLEQYPLGFMLSLLTLVVIAVFFITSADSATYVIGMLTTNGSNLPNGMVKIIWGIILSAFALIMIYTGGTQAIQNLLIIAALPFSLIIIFMIWSLFIALAKDHPRSSSAHKGIPEQDAGVRK; encoded by the coding sequence TTGTATAAGAAAAGGGAGATAAGTCTAGTATTCTGGTTGGCCTTGGCCATCTGTATCCTGTTCGTAGGTATCGGGGCAATCATCCCTGAGAGGATGGAATCATCGACGCAGTACATAACCACCCTCATTTCCAAAAATTTCAGCTGGTATTACCTATTGCTGATTCTGGCAATTCTATTTGTCTGCATCTATCTGCTCTTCTCCAGGTTCAGTAATATCACATTGGGCAAAGAAGGCGAAGATCCGGAATTTTCATTGCATTCCTGGTTTGCAATGCTGTTCAGTGCAGGTATGGGAATCGGTCTCGTATTCTGGACGACAGCCGAGCCGATCAGCCATGCATTCAGTGCGTCACCGATAGCAGAACCCGGGTCCCAGCAGGCAATCAACCAGGCAATGCAGTTTTCTTTCTTCCACTGGGGCATCCATGCTTGGGCGGTATATGGTATTGTCGCCCTGGTATTTGCCTACTTCAACTTCCATAAAGGATACAAAGGATTGGTAAGTGCCACTTTGACACCATTATTCGGTGAGAAGCGGATGAGGGGTCCTCTCGGAATCCTCATCGATGTTCTCGCAGTCATCGCCACTGTCACGGGAGTCGCAGCAACATTAGGGTTTGGCGCACTCCAGATCAATCAGGGATTCAACTTCCTATTTGGTATTCCTGCAAACTTTCTTGTCCAGTTCATCATCATTGCAGTGGCCACTCTTCTATTCACATGGTCGACATGGTCCGGCATCAACAGAGGCATCAAAATGCTGAGCAACTTCAACATGGTCATTGCCGTCATCGTCCTCGTCGGCCTGTTCCTTGTCGGCCCCACACTGTATATTTTGAACATGTTTACCAGCTCACTCGGTAACTATATCGCAAACTTCTTTGACATGAGTCTCCGTCTGCCGATGGACGACAGTAACGCCTTTTCCTGGATTCAGAACTGGACGATATTCTATTGGGCATGGTGGGTGTCCTGGGCTCCCTTCGTCGGCATCTTCATCGCACGGGTCTCCAAGGGCAGGACGATCAAGGAATTCATCCTCGGCGTCCTTTTTGCCCCGACACTTGTATGCTTCATATTCTTCGCTGTATTCGGTGCCTCTGCAATAAATCTGCAGGTCGAGGGGATTGCAGACATTGCATCATATGCGACAGAAACCGCGACATTCGCCATGCTTGAACAATATCCGCTAGGTTTCATGTTGAGTTTGCTGACACTCGTAGTCATCGCTGTATTTTTCATCACATCCGCGGACTCGGCAACCTATGTCATCGGAATGCTCACCACCAACGGAAGCAATCTCCCGAACGGAATGGTGAAGATCATCTGGGGGATCATCCTTTCAGCATTTGCATTGATCATGATCTATACAGGCGGTACCCAGGCGATACAGAATCTGCTGATCATCGCTGCCCTGCCTTTCTCGCTCATCATCATATTCATGATATGGTCACTTTTCATTGCTCTGGCCAAAGACCACCCGCGTTCCAGTAGTGCACATAAGGGTATACCTGAGCAGGATGCCGGAGTGAGAAAATGA
- a CDS encoding ABC transporter permease/substrate-binding protein, with protein sequence MNTFFETLNARKGELLTTLIEHIQISFIALLIAVIIGVPLGIILTKTKKLSEVVINVAAVLQTIPSLALLGLMIPLFGIGKVPAIIALVIYALLPILRNTFTGIDEVDDSLVEAAKGIGMKPMRRLTKVELPIAMPVIMAGIRTAMVLIIGTATLAALIGAGGLGDLILLGIDRNNTSLIILGAIPAALLAIFFDIALRVIQDLSYKKIIITLGTILVAMLLISAAPLLAQRGDTITIAGKLGTEPSIITNMYKILIEEETDYTVEVEDGLGKTSFLFNALRSDDIDGYLEFTGTVLAELTKEELESKEEEAVYEQANRSLEDQFDMTLLEPMEYNNTYTLAVKREFAEENNLETIGDLRSIEDQIDPGFTLEFNDREDGWPAIQEAYNLDFDNIRTMEPSLRYQAVEGGDINLVDAYSTDAELRQFDMVILEDDRNVFPPYQGAPLFKQSFLEEHPEIVEPLNKLGGMITNEEMQEMNYRVAVESEDPYVVAEDYLKEAGLIE encoded by the coding sequence ATGAATACATTCTTCGAAACTTTGAATGCAAGAAAAGGCGAATTGCTCACAACACTGATCGAGCATATACAGATATCCTTCATCGCATTGCTGATTGCAGTCATCATCGGCGTCCCCCTCGGCATCATACTGACAAAAACGAAAAAGTTATCCGAAGTTGTCATAAACGTTGCAGCAGTCCTTCAGACCATCCCTTCCCTTGCGCTGCTCGGTCTGATGATTCCACTGTTCGGCATCGGCAAGGTACCCGCCATCATTGCACTGGTCATCTATGCACTGCTGCCGATCCTAAGGAACACCTTTACCGGCATAGACGAAGTCGACGACTCGCTTGTCGAAGCTGCCAAAGGAATCGGCATGAAGCCGATGCGGCGCCTGACCAAAGTAGAGCTTCCGATTGCGATGCCCGTCATCATGGCCGGCATACGCACAGCGATGGTGCTGATCATCGGTACCGCGACACTCGCCGCACTTATTGGGGCCGGTGGCCTCGGTGACCTGATCCTTCTTGGAATCGATCGGAATAATACATCACTCATCATCCTCGGTGCCATACCGGCAGCATTGCTCGCCATCTTTTTCGATATTGCGCTTCGGGTGATACAGGACCTCTCCTATAAGAAGATCATCATCACACTCGGCACCATACTGGTCGCAATGCTGCTGATTTCCGCCGCTCCGCTCCTCGCACAGAGAGGAGATACGATAACAATCGCAGGGAAGCTTGGCACCGAACCTTCCATCATTACGAATATGTACAAGATCCTCATCGAAGAGGAGACGGATTATACGGTGGAGGTCGAAGATGGTCTCGGCAAAACGTCCTTCCTGTTCAATGCACTAAGATCTGACGATATAGACGGATATCTCGAATTTACAGGAACGGTCCTCGCTGAGCTGACAAAAGAAGAACTGGAGTCCAAAGAGGAAGAAGCGGTATATGAACAGGCCAATAGAAGCCTCGAGGATCAGTTCGACATGACACTGCTCGAACCGATGGAATACAATAATACCTATACACTGGCTGTGAAACGTGAATTCGCAGAAGAGAATAACCTGGAAACCATTGGAGACCTGAGAAGCATCGAAGACCAGATCGACCCCGGATTTACATTGGAATTCAACGACCGTGAGGACGGTTGGCCGGCAATACAGGAGGCATATAACCTCGACTTCGATAATATCAGGACCATGGAACCAAGCCTAAGGTATCAGGCGGTGGAGGGTGGAGACATCAACCTTGTCGATGCCTATTCCACTGACGCGGAACTGAGGCAGTTCGACATGGTCATCCTTGAAGATGATCGGAATGTCTTCCCACCTTACCAGGGCGCCCCTTTGTTCAAACAGTCATTCCTCGAGGAACATCCTGAAATCGTTGAACCGTTGAATAAACTTGGTGGTATGATCACCAATGAGGAAATGCAGGAAATGAACTATAGGGTGGCTGTTGAGAGCGAAGACCCTTATGTCGTTGCGGAAGACTACTTGAAGGAAGCCGGTCTGATCGAGTAG
- a CDS encoding ABC transporter ATP-binding protein: MIKFENVTKRYGDKVAVDDVSFEIEEGEIFVLIGPSGCGKTTTLKMINRLIPLSEGYIYFKDKPISDYPIYEMRWDIGYVLQQIALFPHMTIKENIAQVPQMKKWTDADIDKRIDELLAMVGLEPDQYKKRTPAELSGGQQQRIGVIRALAADPPVILMDEPFSALDPISREKLQDDLADLQEKIKKTIVFVTHDIQEALKLGDRICLLKEGHVEQIDTPEGFMTNPKNDFVREFIGDLESYRMQQVTVGDIAKDHPSLQAGEQVEYPEVSHEASIQDVYKYLSEHEGILIKENDERKVLKHRDVFKYLDTSQRGDDR; the protein is encoded by the coding sequence ATGATCAAATTTGAAAATGTGACAAAACGCTATGGTGACAAGGTAGCAGTGGACGATGTGAGCTTTGAAATCGAAGAAGGGGAGATTTTCGTCCTCATCGGACCTTCAGGCTGCGGCAAGACGACGACTTTGAAGATGATCAACCGCCTCATCCCATTGAGTGAAGGCTATATCTATTTCAAGGATAAGCCCATCAGCGACTACCCGATATACGAAATGCGTTGGGATATCGGGTATGTGCTTCAGCAGATTGCACTCTTTCCGCATATGACAATCAAGGAAAATATTGCTCAAGTACCGCAGATGAAGAAATGGACGGATGCCGACATCGACAAGCGGATCGATGAGCTGCTTGCGATGGTCGGACTGGAACCGGATCAGTACAAGAAGCGCACACCGGCTGAACTCTCCGGTGGTCAGCAGCAGCGTATCGGCGTTATACGGGCACTTGCTGCGGACCCGCCGGTCATACTCATGGATGAACCATTCAGTGCACTTGATCCCATCAGCCGTGAAAAACTGCAGGATGATCTCGCAGATCTTCAGGAGAAGATAAAAAAGACGATTGTATTCGTAACGCATGACATACAGGAGGCACTGAAGCTTGGAGACCGCATCTGCCTCCTCAAAGAGGGCCATGTCGAACAGATTGACACTCCCGAAGGATTCATGACCAATCCGAAAAATGACTTTGTCAGAGAGTTCATCGGTGACCTTGAATCGTACAGGATGCAGCAGGTGACGGTGGGAGATATCGCCAAAGACCACCCTTCCCTCCAGGCTGGGGAGCAGGTGGAATATCCGGAAGTCTCCCATGAAGCTTCCATACAGGACGTGTATAAATACTTATCAGAACATGAAGGCATCCTTATCAAGGAGAATGATGAAAGAAAAGTGCTGAAGCATAGGGACGTCTTCAAATACCTGGATACCAGTCAGCGGGGTGACGACCGATGA
- a CDS encoding nucleoside deaminase yields MITETDRKYLERCIELAREALEKGNAPFGSLLVSRNGEVLFEDHNRTSGGDDTRHPEFAIARWAANNVHEADRLHATVYTSGEHCSMCASAHALAGLGRIVYASSTRQLEEWREALGIDSGRLRGLSIQEVVKDITVDGPDENLAEEVKKLQYAYLQSLEGSG; encoded by the coding sequence ATGATTACTGAAACGGATCGAAAATATTTGGAACGGTGCATCGAACTTGCCCGGGAAGCACTGGAAAAAGGAAATGCACCGTTCGGCTCCTTACTCGTATCCCGGAATGGTGAAGTGCTCTTTGAAGACCACAACCGTACTTCTGGAGGTGACGATACACGGCATCCGGAATTCGCAATCGCCCGCTGGGCTGCCAATAACGTGCACGAAGCGGACCGTCTTCATGCGACTGTATACACTTCAGGTGAACATTGCTCCATGTGCGCTTCCGCCCATGCTTTGGCAGGCCTGGGCCGGATTGTATATGCCAGTTCAACCAGGCAGCTGGAGGAATGGCGGGAAGCGCTGGGTATCGATTCCGGACGACTGAGAGGACTGTCGATCCAGGAAGTCGTAAAGGATATCACAGTGGACGGGCCGGACGAAAATCTGGCTGAAGAGGTAAAAAAATTGCAGTATGCCTACCTCCAATCCCTGGAGGGTTCCGGATAG
- a CDS encoding DUF488 family protein translates to MRIYTVGHSTNTEEQFINMLRKADIQYVADVRAFPYSRKYPQFNGDEMKGWLRKEKMDYAHFPMLGGRRGTSGVVGSDLNSGWNNRSFHNYADYTLTDEFKEGMEMLKAKAWENNVVYMCSERHPARCHRLIISNWLAANEWEVQHIINNSKNEPELVRHKLGRWGAVPIIETDGTVVYPRDV, encoded by the coding sequence ATGAGAATATACACTGTAGGCCATTCGACCAATACCGAAGAACAATTTATCAATATGCTGAGAAAGGCGGATATCCAGTATGTCGCGGATGTACGCGCCTTCCCCTACAGCAGAAAATACCCACAGTTCAATGGGGATGAAATGAAGGGATGGCTCCGGAAAGAAAAGATGGACTATGCACATTTCCCGATGCTGGGCGGAAGAAGAGGCACATCTGGAGTTGTCGGCAGCGATTTGAACAGCGGTTGGAATAATCGGTCATTCCACAACTATGCAGACTATACCCTGACGGATGAGTTTAAAGAAGGCATGGAAATGCTGAAGGCCAAGGCCTGGGAGAACAATGTCGTCTATATGTGTTCGGAAAGACATCCTGCACGCTGCCACCGCCTGATCATAAGCAACTGGCTCGCTGCAAACGAGTGGGAAGTGCAGCATATCATCAACAACTCCAAAAATGAACCTGAACTGGTCAGGCATAAACTGGGGAGATGGGGTGCAGTACCGATCATCGAGACCGATGGCACCGTAGTCTACCCCCGGGATGTCTGA
- a CDS encoding DUF1641 domain-containing protein, giving the protein MAKATKVIHKMKIDPEVKHEQELRELENLLLEHKDTLHDMFDIADKMKDREILNMISSALGQSDKVIHRIVTAIDESETPQSMKNMLLLFQLLGTIDMEQIEPIVLKINSGIARAAEYEHEKKPAGYTGLLGALKDPHVIEGMNVLVKIVQGMGEGKEDEERVEPQKDRLENPGKEMEDGSKQNQERRSSASRKKRAASSSRPAAKWYALAAGAGALAIPLLMKGQRVKNNSPVE; this is encoded by the coding sequence GCGACAAAAGTCATTCATAAGATGAAAATCGACCCGGAAGTGAAGCATGAGCAGGAGCTCAGGGAATTGGAGAATCTGCTCCTCGAACATAAGGACACACTGCATGACATGTTCGACATTGCGGATAAGATGAAGGACCGGGAGATACTCAATATGATCAGCAGTGCCCTCGGTCAGAGCGACAAGGTCATCCATCGGATAGTCACAGCAATCGATGAATCCGAAACGCCGCAGTCGATGAAGAACATGCTACTGCTGTTCCAGCTCCTTGGCACGATAGACATGGAACAGATTGAGCCCATCGTCCTAAAAATCAACAGCGGGATCGCCAGGGCCGCAGAGTATGAGCACGAGAAAAAACCTGCCGGCTATACCGGTCTTCTCGGTGCACTGAAAGATCCCCACGTAATAGAAGGGATGAATGTCCTCGTGAAGATCGTCCAAGGCATGGGGGAAGGAAAAGAGGATGAAGAGAGAGTCGAACCTCAGAAAGACCGTCTTGAAAATCCAGGGAAGGAAATGGAGGACGGATCAAAGCAGAATCAGGAGAGAAGATCTTCAGCATCCAGGAAGAAAAGAGCTGCTTCCTCCTCCAGACCAGCAGCAAAATGGTATGCCCTGGCAGCAGGTGCCGGTGCACTCGCAATTCCGTTGCTGATGAAAGGACAAAGAGTCAAAAACAATTCCCCTGTCGAATGA